One uncultured Caproiciproducens sp. DNA segment encodes these proteins:
- the rsmI gene encoding 16S rRNA (cytidine(1402)-2'-O)-methyltransferase, with protein MSGKLMVVGTPIGNLSDFSPRAIETLREADFIAAEDTRVTVKLLNRFEIKKPMISYFEHNKRERGQIICERIEAGETCALVSDAGMPAISDPGELLVAQCAERGIQVLVVPGPSAVVSALAVSGLPTGRFTFEGFLSVSKKSRREHLDEVKNECRTMIFYEAPHKLSSTLTDMLAAWGDRRIALVRELTKIHEEVIRTTLSEAAAHYTDGSAKGEFVLVIEGAPKPEQTQFTLEDGVAIAKDLMENGLSASDSAKQAAAETGIKKGEIYRAILQKAE; from the coding sequence ATGAGCGGAAAATTAATGGTGGTGGGCACCCCGATAGGCAATCTTTCCGATTTTTCCCCGCGTGCAATCGAAACGCTGCGCGAAGCCGACTTTATCGCCGCGGAGGATACGCGGGTTACCGTAAAACTTTTAAACCGTTTTGAGATTAAAAAACCGATGATCAGTTACTTTGAGCACAATAAGCGCGAGCGCGGGCAGATAATCTGCGAGCGGATTGAAGCGGGCGAAACCTGCGCGCTTGTGTCCGACGCGGGCATGCCCGCCATTTCCGACCCGGGCGAGCTGCTTGTCGCCCAGTGCGCCGAGCGCGGAATTCAGGTTCTCGTCGTGCCCGGCCCAAGCGCCGTGGTATCCGCTCTGGCGGTCTCGGGACTTCCGACCGGCCGCTTTACATTCGAGGGCTTCCTGAGCGTCAGCAAAAAGAGCCGCCGCGAGCATCTTGACGAAGTGAAAAATGAATGCCGCACCATGATTTTTTATGAAGCGCCCCACAAGCTTTCCTCCACATTGACCGACATGCTCGCGGCATGGGGCGACCGCCGCATTGCGCTTGTGCGCGAACTGACCAAAATACACGAGGAGGTCATCCGCACGACCCTGTCCGAAGCCGCCGCGCACTATACCGACGGCAGCGCGAAAGGGGAATTTGTTTTGGTAATAGAGGGCGCGCCCAAACCGGAGCAAACACAGTTTACGCTGGAAGACGGCGTTGCCATAGCAAAGGATTTAATGGAAAACGGACTTTCAGCCTCCGATTCCGCTAAACAGGCCGCCGCTGAAACCGGCATTAAAAAAGGTGAAATCTACAGGGCAATTTTGCAAAAGGCTGAATGA
- a CDS encoding chloramphenicol acetyltransferase, translating into MEYIHLDTWARKEHYQYFHSMDYPMFNISMNLDVTNFLRFVREHRLSFYYSMGFAATQAANEIPEFRCRIRGEQVVLHDRVHPSFTDLDKESDLFKCVGVDLTEDIFSFSEKAAQKSAAQKTFMDPEQEIRDDLIYFTCIPWISFTQVTHPITLGRDDSIPRIASGKYFASGEKTLLPFSIQVNHALMDGFHAGKFVDRLQKGLDSL; encoded by the coding sequence ATGGAGTACATTCACTTAGACACCTGGGCTAGAAAAGAGCATTATCAATATTTCCACAGTATGGACTATCCAATGTTCAATATCAGTATGAATCTGGACGTGACAAATTTTCTTCGCTTTGTAAGGGAACACCGGCTTTCCTTCTACTACTCGATGGGATTCGCCGCTACGCAGGCCGCAAATGAGATCCCCGAATTCCGCTGCCGCATACGCGGAGAGCAGGTTGTTCTGCATGACAGGGTACACCCCTCTTTTACCGACCTTGACAAAGAAAGTGATCTTTTCAAGTGCGTGGGGGTGGACCTTACGGAAGATATTTTCTCCTTTTCTGAAAAGGCGGCGCAAAAGTCCGCCGCGCAGAAGACGTTTATGGACCCGGAACAGGAGATACGCGACGATCTGATCTATTTCACCTGTATTCCGTGGATTTCGTTCACACAGGTTACGCACCCGATCACGCTAGGCAGGGATGATTCCATTCCCCGCATTGCATCGGGAAAATATTTTGCATCCGGAGAAAAAACGCTTCTCCCTTTTTCCATTCAGGTAAATCACGCGCTGATGGACGGCTTTCACGCGGGAAAATTCGTTGACCGCCTGCAAAAAGGTCTGGACAGCCTGTAA
- a CDS encoding DUF6323 family protein, with translation MAAVFSLDLFSDPTAAAQILSLNEKTEQFGLALSAADVSALIQTRAEALSANGRIEIGSAAIGRLIEAFCDSGYINQRDYPAIMHSLIEIFYYYKNETLDLISDDELIEFMKDSFENRCGGSLELLFGRDLQKLAENLRFGRKDYKNMNPELDEPDEDEDEEDPDEQ, from the coding sequence TTGGCAGCCGTCTTTTCTCTCGACTTATTTTCCGACCCGACCGCAGCCGCACAAATTCTGAGTTTAAATGAAAAAACGGAGCAATTCGGACTTGCGCTTTCCGCCGCCGACGTGTCTGCGCTGATTCAGACGCGCGCCGAAGCGCTCAGCGCGAACGGGCGGATAGAAATCGGCAGCGCGGCGATCGGCAGACTTATCGAAGCCTTCTGCGACTCCGGTTACATCAACCAGCGTGATTATCCCGCCATTATGCACAGCCTGATCGAGATATTCTACTATTATAAGAATGAGACGCTCGACCTGATTTCCGACGATGAGCTGATTGAGTTTATGAAAGATTCCTTTGAAAACCGCTGCGGCGGCTCGCTGGAACTTCTATTCGGACGCGACCTGCAAAAGCTCGCGGAAAACCTGCGCTTTGGCAGAAAAGACTATAAAAACATGAATCCCGAGTTGGACGAACCGGATGAAGACGAAGACGAGGAGGACCCGGATGAACAGTAA
- a CDS encoding DUF6179 domain-containing protein — protein MNSNTSIGAFLNPDEIQDIQVRLMKMLSEEVLRYTHDQSNSVPVETAQSLFESMLYCITAYLSTLPDPNAALKTRDLQEVFVNGLNLIKQYVEESRALLKKAKLTRVQTDLIAYNHTIDSEIAQLLQGYDPRFKAQYTTALSTVANISYPLSKDDLSITGILYIRNYLMELIEENEFCAKYSKNHIRALLFTHGAKHHLHYRDMMVNIKDLILEEEKAAKEFSI, from the coding sequence ATGAACAGTAATACTTCGATTGGTGCCTTTCTAAATCCGGATGAAATTCAGGACATACAGGTTCGCTTAATGAAAATGCTCAGCGAAGAGGTTTTAAGATATACGCATGACCAAAGCAATTCGGTGCCCGTTGAAACGGCGCAGTCCCTGTTTGAGTCCATGCTGTACTGCATCACCGCTTACTTAAGTACCCTGCCCGACCCGAACGCCGCACTGAAAACCCGCGATTTACAGGAGGTTTTTGTCAACGGCCTGAATCTCATCAAGCAGTACGTCGAAGAGTCAAGGGCGCTGCTGAAAAAAGCAAAACTAACCCGTGTTCAAACAGATTTAATCGCTTACAATCATACGATTGATTCCGAAATCGCTCAATTACTGCAGGGGTACGATCCCCGTTTTAAAGCGCAGTACACCACCGCGCTCAGCACCGTGGCAAATATCAGCTATCCGCTTTCAAAGGACGATCTAAGCATAACGGGAATCCTCTACATCCGCAATTATCTGATGGAGCTGATCGAGGAAAACGAATTCTGTGCCAAGTACAGCAAAAATCACATACGCGCCCTTCTGTTTACCCACGGTGCCAAGCACCATCTTCATTACCGCGATATGATGGTCAATATCAAGGATTTGATTCTGGAAGAGGAAAAGGCAGCTAAAGAATTTTCTATTTAA
- a CDS encoding rubrerythrin, protein MELKGSKTEANLMAAFAGESQARNKYTFYASKAKKDGYEQIAAIFEETANNEKEHAKLWFKYLHGGIVGPTTENLEDAASGERYEWTEMYKGFAEVAEQEGFTEIAETMRLIATVEKTHEERYRKLIQNLKEDIVFKAGEETVWVCRNCGYIHAGKTAPEKCPACQHPQSYFERRAVNY, encoded by the coding sequence ATGGAATTAAAAGGAAGTAAAACCGAAGCGAATTTAATGGCTGCATTTGCGGGTGAGTCCCAGGCAAGAAACAAATATACATTTTACGCCTCCAAGGCAAAAAAAGACGGCTACGAGCAAATTGCGGCTATCTTTGAAGAGACCGCCAACAATGAGAAAGAACACGCAAAACTGTGGTTTAAATATTTACATGGCGGGATTGTCGGCCCAACGACAGAAAATCTGGAGGACGCGGCAAGCGGCGAGCGTTATGAGTGGACCGAGATGTACAAGGGATTTGCCGAGGTGGCCGAACAGGAAGGCTTTACCGAAATCGCTGAAACCATGCGCCTGATTGCCACTGTGGAAAAAACCCACGAGGAGCGTTACCGCAAGCTGATTCAGAACCTGAAAGAAGACATTGTTTTCAAAGCAGGGGAAGAGACCGTCTGGGTCTGCCGCAACTGCGGTTATATCCACGCCGGCAAAACAGCGCCGGAAAAATGCCCTGCCTGCCAGCATCCGCAGTCTTACTTTGAGCGCAGAGCCGTTAACTACTAA
- a CDS encoding helix-turn-helix transcriptional regulator, producing MAIILRLDRVMADRKISLNDLAEKVGIANVNLSKLKTGKVSAIRFSTLNAICDILDCQPGDLLEFKKSDSNSEMED from the coding sequence ATGGCGATTATTTTAAGACTTGACAGGGTAATGGCTGACAGAAAAATTTCGCTGAATGATTTAGCTGAAAAAGTTGGGATAGCCAATGTGAATCTGTCAAAGCTCAAAACAGGAAAGGTCAGCGCGATTCGATTTTCCACCTTGAATGCCATTTGCGATATTTTGGATTGTCAGCCGGGGGATTTACTTGAATTCAAAAAAAGCGATTCCAACAGTGAAATGGAAGATTAA
- a CDS encoding DUF2975 domain-containing protein, with translation MNQNSAKTQKVSMIVLLIVRIVQAILILSVVMSIVMWILPSGSFMPRIDKRGDYLSTALMNSGTAAIVFAALCAISGLLQSLKSNSTPFTKENVKRLKMISVLLIVIEPVQMIFGSIANALRPLTANGEKVMSVTSMGGMVIVLGLIVFCLSLVFEHGVELQKQSDETL, from the coding sequence ATGAATCAAAATAGTGCCAAAACCCAGAAAGTCAGTATGATAGTTCTCTTGATTGTGAGAATTGTGCAGGCAATTCTAATACTATCGGTTGTTATGTCGATTGTCATGTGGATTCTTCCGAGCGGAAGCTTTATGCCCCGCATTGATAAGCGAGGAGATTATCTCAGCACGGCGCTCATGAACTCAGGGACTGCCGCAATTGTTTTTGCTGCTCTTTGTGCCATTTCCGGTCTGCTACAGTCGCTCAAGTCGAACTCCACGCCCTTTACCAAAGAAAATGTAAAGAGATTGAAAATGATATCAGTTTTGCTCATTGTAATCGAACCGGTGCAAATGATTTTTGGCAGCATTGCGAATGCCTTGCGCCCGTTAACAGCAAACGGAGAAAAAGTGATGTCGGTTACTTCAATGGGCGGAATGGTGATTGTTTTGGGTTTGATTGTCTTTTGCTTGTCACTCGTTTTTGAGCATGGAGTCGAATTACAGAAACAGTCGGATGAAACATTATAG
- a CDS encoding IS30 family transposase produces MSKFMSYQDRLVIEKGLTEHKSFGKISKEIGKDRTTVAKEIKKYSYEKKSGYSAYPYNACKKRSICKLKMICGKQSCTHQSAYKCSLCSNCNTLCAEFEEDVCTVIQKPPYVCNGCSSLGKCTLKKHWYDAADAHTRFSAAVSESRSGILSNEVELARLNALITPLIRNGQSLHQIYYAHADEMICSEKTLYNYIDATLFDVRNIDLPRKVKYRPRYKKPEFKVDRGCRLSRSYEDFKDFMEKRPDTPVVQMDSVIGNKGGKVLLTIYFVDTSLMLAFLRDANTSQSVTHLLDALFGILGRECFQKLFPVILTDNGSEFSNPKAIEYGPEQKDILRTHIFYCDPSSPYQKGSIEVNHELIRRILPKGTSFDDLTQKDIFLMMNHINSYTRKKLNGRSPYEAFSFYYGEDTAQKLGCSPVAPENIILKPRLLKR; encoded by the coding sequence ATGTCGAAGTTCATGAGCTATCAAGACCGCCTTGTCATTGAAAAGGGACTTACAGAGCATAAGTCTTTTGGAAAGATTAGTAAAGAGATTGGAAAAGACCGTACGACAGTTGCTAAGGAAATTAAGAAGTATTCTTATGAAAAGAAAAGCGGTTATTCCGCCTATCCGTATAATGCCTGCAAGAAACGCAGCATTTGCAAATTAAAGATGATTTGCGGGAAACAGTCTTGTACCCACCAGTCTGCTTACAAATGCAGTCTGTGCAGCAACTGCAACACTCTCTGTGCTGAGTTTGAAGAGGACGTTTGCACCGTGATTCAAAAGCCGCCGTATGTGTGCAACGGCTGTTCTTCGCTTGGAAAGTGTACTCTGAAAAAGCACTGGTACGACGCAGCGGATGCCCACACTCGCTTTTCAGCAGCTGTATCGGAGTCCCGGAGCGGAATTCTTTCAAACGAGGTCGAACTTGCCCGTCTGAACGCTTTGATTACGCCGTTGATTCGGAATGGTCAATCTCTGCATCAGATCTATTATGCTCATGCAGATGAAATGATTTGCAGTGAGAAAACGCTTTACAATTACATCGATGCCACGCTGTTTGACGTGAGAAATATTGACTTGCCCCGAAAAGTAAAGTATCGTCCGCGTTACAAGAAACCGGAATTTAAGGTCGATCGCGGTTGTCGTCTTAGCCGCAGTTACGAAGACTTTAAAGATTTCATGGAAAAACGCCCTGATACTCCAGTAGTCCAAATGGACTCTGTGATTGGAAATAAAGGCGGTAAAGTTTTGCTCACGATTTATTTTGTGGACACCAGCTTGATGTTGGCCTTTTTGCGCGATGCCAATACCTCACAATCCGTTACGCATCTTTTGGACGCTCTTTTCGGAATTCTTGGGCGGGAATGTTTCCAAAAGCTTTTTCCTGTCATCCTCACGGACAATGGCAGCGAGTTTTCTAATCCGAAAGCAATCGAATATGGCCCGGAGCAAAAGGACATTTTGCGCACTCACATTTTCTATTGTGACCCCAGCAGCCCTTACCAGAAAGGCTCAATTGAGGTGAATCATGAATTGATTCGACGCATTTTGCCTAAGGGTACATCCTTTGATGATTTGACACAAAAGGATATCTTTTTGATGATGAACCACATTAATTCCTACACAAGAAAGAAGCTGAACGGCCGCAGTCCCTACGAGGCGTTCAGCTTCTACTATGGGGAGGATACTGCTCAAAAGTTAGGATGTTCACCAGTTGCCCCGGAGAACATTATTTTGAAGCCGCGTCTCCTCAAGCGCTGA